Proteins from a single region of Thiomicrorhabdus sp. Kp2:
- a CDS encoding cytochrome c: protein MRVLLIIPFLLLLSACSDEQVAKLDTSERWYSNADVQIGKKTFTNNCAVCHGDKAQGLTKDWKKTLADGSYPAPPLNGSAHAWHHPLKILLRTTQNGGIPLGGTMPGFKDKLTQTEQLAAIAYFQSLWSDNIYQAWLERGGLK, encoded by the coding sequence ATGAGAGTTTTATTAATTATTCCGTTTTTATTGCTACTGAGCGCCTGTTCAGATGAGCAGGTAGCAAAATTGGATACCTCTGAAAGATGGTATTCAAATGCTGATGTTCAGATTGGAAAAAAAACATTTACCAACAATTGCGCCGTTTGTCACGGCGATAAGGCACAGGGGCTCACGAAAGACTGGAAAAAGACTTTAGCGGATGGAAGTTATCCGGCTCCACCTTTAAATGGCTCAGCGCATGCATGGCATCACCCGCTAAAAATCCTCTTAAGAACGACACAAAATGGCGGAATTCCGTTAGGAGGAACCATGCCAGGGTTTAAAGATAAGTTAACCCAGACCGAGCAATTGGCTGCAATCGCCTATTTTCAAAGTCTTTGGTCAGACAACATCTACCAGGCCTGGTTAGAACGTGGTGGTCTGAAATAA
- a CDS encoding copper resistance protein B: protein MKNSLKTILSAALTSSMLITSQVHAGGERDPLLASLLMDTLEVSNQTGNPTAWDASAWIGKDWHKLYLKTEGESVNGQIESENQLLYSRPIEKFWDLQMGLGYDTTPEKTQNWGIIGLQGLAPYFFETNAVILANDKNIGFRLDTEYEALFTQKLILTPSLKLSAYSSDDESMGIGSGLSSAELGLRFRYEFSRKFAPYIGLKFNQAFGKTADYVKAEGGKESETSLVAGLRFWF, encoded by the coding sequence ATGAAAAATTCACTCAAAACAATTTTAAGTGCCGCACTTACCTCGTCGATGCTAATAACATCGCAAGTGCACGCAGGCGGGGAAAGAGACCCTTTATTAGCATCCTTGTTAATGGACACCTTAGAGGTCAGTAACCAAACAGGGAACCCTACCGCTTGGGATGCATCCGCATGGATCGGTAAGGACTGGCACAAGCTTTACCTTAAAACAGAAGGTGAAAGTGTGAATGGCCAAATCGAGTCTGAGAACCAGCTGCTCTACAGCCGTCCCATTGAAAAATTTTGGGATCTTCAAATGGGTTTAGGTTACGACACGACTCCTGAAAAAACCCAAAATTGGGGAATAATCGGGTTACAAGGCCTTGCCCCTTACTTCTTTGAAACCAATGCGGTCATACTGGCAAACGACAAAAATATTGGCTTTAGATTAGATACAGAATACGAGGCTTTATTTACCCAAAAACTGATATTAACTCCCAGCCTAAAACTTAGTGCCTATTCCTCTGATGATGAATCCATGGGGATTGGATCTGGACTGTCATCTGCCGAACTTGGACTACGTTTTCGTTATGAATTTTCACGAAAATTTGCACCCTATATCGGTCTTAAATTTAACCAGGCCTTTGGCAAAACAGCCGACTATGTTAAGGCCGAAGGTGGAAAAGAGTCAGAAACCAGTCTAGTGGCCGGTTTAAGATTCTGGTTTTAA
- a CDS encoding copper resistance system multicopper oxidase codes for MTSSTKNTHPTTMNRRQFVRGFALTTVAAAVAAHIPAAFAYEDTLSHDATTYNPKQPVLSGTEFDLTISEKMVNVTGTPNIATLVNGSLPAPTLVWREGDTVTLRVKNELSVDSSIHWHGIILPTNMDGVPGFSFDGIKPGETYTYQFTLTQNGTYWYHSHSAYQEQTGVYGAIVILPKKEEPKHVQADYDHVIQLSDWSDTAPEQLYANLKKMGDYYNFSQRTVGDFFSEVKEKGFSKAWSDRSMWNNMKMTDRDLSDISGATYTYLMNGLAPNAHWRAVVESGKKVRLRFINSSAMTFFDVRIPGLKMTVIASDGNLVQPVQVDEFRIGVAETYDVMVEADTSKQAYAIFAQAIDRSGYAIGSITSDASKLATTPEMDPLPILSMTDMGMDHSMPGMDHSGHDISGSSQMSGMNQSGHDMSGGSQMNGMDHTGHDMSGGSQMQSMDHSGHDMPGGSQMNGMDHTGHDMSGGSQMQSMDHSGHDMLGGMQMDGMTSPDYTHALTMEKMKMGQDVSDVDHSKHAHTASNMNVNLDDVQIPMDMNPKLPLIDVPKKEGPQIDMRATGAKYRLDDPGVGLRNNGRKVLTYADLKNLYPTRHEPKPTKELLLHLTGNMERYMWSIDGIPFDEAPPLKFNYGERIRVTFINDTMMNHPMHLHGVWSDLETGDENHIPRKHTIVVQPGAKISYRVTMDARGDWAYHCHMLYHMMGMFRRVQIR; via the coding sequence ATGACCTCTTCTACTAAAAACACACACCCAACAACAATGAACCGTCGTCAGTTTGTACGCGGATTTGCTTTAACAACGGTTGCAGCCGCAGTTGCAGCCCATATACCCGCTGCTTTTGCATACGAAGATACACTTTCTCACGATGCAACGACTTATAACCCAAAGCAACCAGTCTTGTCAGGTACAGAGTTCGATTTAACCATTTCAGAAAAAATGGTCAATGTAACCGGCACACCTAATATAGCTACTCTAGTGAATGGTTCATTGCCAGCGCCTACACTGGTTTGGCGTGAAGGCGACACGGTTACGCTACGCGTTAAAAATGAACTGTCCGTAGATAGCTCAATTCACTGGCACGGCATTATATTACCAACCAATATGGATGGTGTGCCCGGCTTTAGTTTTGATGGAATTAAGCCCGGTGAAACCTACACCTATCAATTTACCCTAACCCAAAATGGTACCTATTGGTATCACAGTCACTCTGCATACCAAGAGCAAACAGGTGTATACGGAGCAATTGTCATTCTTCCTAAAAAAGAAGAACCTAAGCATGTTCAAGCCGATTATGACCATGTCATTCAACTATCAGATTGGTCAGATACTGCTCCAGAACAACTTTATGCGAATCTCAAAAAAATGGGAGACTATTACAACTTTAGCCAAAGAACGGTCGGTGATTTTTTTAGTGAAGTAAAAGAAAAAGGTTTTTCAAAAGCCTGGTCAGATCGTTCTATGTGGAACAATATGAAAATGACAGACCGTGATTTATCAGATATTTCTGGTGCTACCTACACCTATTTAATGAACGGACTAGCACCAAATGCACATTGGCGTGCCGTGGTGGAGTCAGGCAAAAAAGTCCGTTTACGTTTTATTAATAGCTCGGCAATGACTTTCTTTGATGTTCGCATCCCTGGACTAAAAATGACGGTGATTGCATCCGACGGTAACTTAGTACAACCTGTTCAAGTAGATGAATTCCGTATAGGTGTCGCAGAAACCTATGATGTCATGGTGGAAGCAGACACCAGTAAACAAGCTTATGCCATCTTTGCTCAAGCCATTGACCGTTCAGGTTATGCGATAGGCTCCATTACCTCCGATGCTTCAAAATTAGCGACTACTCCTGAAATGGATCCATTACCTATTTTAAGCATGACAGACATGGGAATGGACCACTCTATGCCAGGCATGGACCATAGCGGCCATGACATATCGGGTAGCTCACAAATGTCTGGCATGAACCAGAGTGGTCACGATATGTCTGGCGGTTCACAAATGAATGGTATGGATCACACTGGACACGATATGTCTGGCGGTTCGCAAATGCAGAGCATGGACCATAGCGGTCACGATATGCCTGGTGGTTCACAAATGAATGGTATGGATCACACTGGACACGATATGTCTGGAGGTTCGCAAATGCAGAGCATGGACCATAGCGGTCACGATATGCTTGGCGGCATGCAAATGGATGGCATGACATCTCCTGATTATACGCACGCCTTAACCATGGAAAAAATGAAAATGGGCCAGGATGTCAGTGATGTTGATCATTCAAAGCACGCACACACTGCGTCTAACATGAATGTCAATTTAGATGACGTACAAATTCCAATGGATATGAACCCAAAACTCCCTCTAATTGATGTGCCTAAAAAAGAAGGCCCGCAAATCGACATGCGTGCTACTGGCGCAAAATATCGTTTAGATGATCCAGGCGTTGGCTTACGCAATAATGGACGCAAGGTCTTAACCTATGCCGACTTAAAAAACCTTTATCCAACACGCCATGAGCCAAAGCCTACTAAAGAATTGCTATTGCACTTAACGGGCAATATGGAGCGTTATATGTGGTCAATTGACGGTATTCCATTTGATGAAGCACCACCATTGAAGTTTAATTACGGTGAGCGCATTCGCGTGACATTTATTAATGACACCATGATGAATCATCCTATGCACTTACACGGTGTATGGAGTGATTTAGAAACGGGAGATGAAAATCATATTCCTAGAAAACACACCATTGTTGTGCAACCAGGCGCCAAAATCAGTTATCGAGTCACCATGGATGCTCGTGGTGATTGGGCTTATCACTGCCACATGCTTTACCACATGATGGGCATGTTTAGACGTGTGCAAATTCGATAA